The following proteins are co-located in the Octopus sinensis unplaced genomic scaffold, ASM634580v1 Contig08463, whole genome shotgun sequence genome:
- the LOC115227874 gene encoding uncharacterized protein LOC115227874 yields MANLLNKCLHLNLCRQYEIKKSKKLKTHSVQFVTSNEFVEIQVDTNFPTDNVIPNNKPEIFVHDKSSNTITLIEVGITSQNCLKNVEMKKFHKYDLLANQIGPIHRAKVKIVLVVITWNGIVSKFFKNHLAVLGVEDRVKAYIQTLMLRKTLEGMQAETKHGLSIPVEEVALNLDFVLTWIFSSIL; encoded by the coding sequence ATGGCTAATCTACTGAACAAATGCTTGCATTTGAATCTATGCCGCcaatatgaaattaaaaagtcaaaaaaattaaaaacccatTCAGTCCAATTTGTTACCAGCAATGAATTTGTGGAAATTCAAGTTGACACAAACTTTCCGACTGATAATGTTATCCCAAATAACAAGCCTGAAATATTTGTTCACGACAAATCGAGCAACACAATTACACTTATTGAGGTAGGGATCACTTCACAAAATTGTCTCAAGAATGTCGAAATGAAAAAGTTCCACAAATACGACTTGCTGGCAAATCAAATAGGGCCGATCCACCGGGCGAAGGTGAAGATCGTCCTTGTCGTTATAACCTGGAACGGAATagtgtcaaaatttttcaaaaaccaTCTGGCGGTGCTTGGCGTGGAGGACAGGGTGAAGGCATACATCCAGACACTAATGCTGCGGAAGACTTTAGAGGGCATGCAAGCCGAGACAAAGCACGGGTTATCGATACCTGTTGAAGAGGTAGCCCTGAATCTTGATTTCGTTTTGACATGGATCTTCTCATCCATTCTCTGA
- the LOC115227875 gene encoding EKC/KEOPS complex subunit TP53RK-like — protein MVENKTNDGMKQIFESLGTILGTLHAKFVIHGDLTTSNILIDPKDQRSIHLIDFGLAQVNVHSSEDMGVDIYVLERSLCSTHGDTTDLFAALVHNYSILCPAGAAKYEQVIRRRIDEMGDNVKEILIERLKRSLECKDGTRCKNFIGAYSRKTKNSNGAALIDFCSRFDLFVEDGI, from the exons ATGGTCGAAAACAAGACCAATGATggaatgaaacaaatatttgaatCACTTGGCACTATTTTGGGCACATTACACGCCAAATTTGTCATTCACGGGGATCTTACAACTTCCAACATCCTGATCGACCCCAAAGACCAACGATCAATTCATTTGATAGACTTTGGATTGGCTCAGGTGAACGTTCATTCATCGGAAGACATGGGAGTCGATATTTATGTCCTCGAGAGATCACTTTGTTCCACACATGGTGATACAACTGACTTGTTTGCTGCTCTTGTTCATAATTATTCTATTTTGTGTCCTGCTGGAGCTGCAAAATATGAACAG GTGATTCGTCGAAGAATTGATGAAATGGGTGACAATGTAAAGGAAATCCTTATTGAAAGACTAAAGCGAA GTCTGGAATGCAAAGATGGAACACGTTGTAAAAATTTTATCGgagcttatagtagaaaaacaAAGAACTCAAATGGCGCAGCTTTAATAGACTTCTGCAGTAGATTTGATCTTTTTGTGGAAGATGGCATTTAA